One window from the genome of Salisaeta longa DSM 21114 encodes:
- a CDS encoding S41 family peptidase: MQTYTMRRVGGVALVLLMLGSGVWAGAQMTRDDRLFELRKNFQIFGAIYEHLVTDYVEPLDPGRLMRVGVRAMLQELDPYTTFIDASERARIGLITRGQYGGVGVRARTIEGQPAIVEVVPGSPADVAGMHVGDRVTHVNGIPVRALSADGVDCLLCGTPGSTVTVTVHRAGRPAPLQLTLTRENVQLQDVTFAGFLRPGIGYIKLERFTRGAGAATRAAIRDLQAEGTVQRLILDLRGNPGGLLGAAVDVAELFLASGSVVVSTRGRGTSPRTYHTDRAPLLPRAALVLLVDGETASASEIVAGALQDHDRAAVLGTRTFGKGLVQVVRSLPHNTALKMTTARYYTPSGRSIQDVAIGALADDSLASADTFRTDSGRRVRDHRGIEPDVRVAPAVPAVIETLHARGAFFRFANRFVAAHPALPVSFAVRDDSTWQAFRTWVLDHEIGQQTAVQQRLDSLATEAQRAGYASALDEVEMLEAALARAFAQQLDAAAPQVRQRLTYAIQARTLTRRAQIRAHLYSDPLIERAFQLFQRPEDLTNILRQK, encoded by the coding sequence ATGCAAACGTACACGATGCGCCGGGTTGGAGGGGTAGCGCTTGTGCTTCTCATGTTGGGAAGTGGGGTGTGGGCCGGCGCGCAGATGACGCGCGATGACCGCTTGTTTGAGCTCCGCAAAAATTTCCAGATCTTTGGAGCGATCTACGAGCACCTCGTCACCGATTACGTGGAGCCGCTCGACCCGGGGCGCCTCATGCGGGTGGGCGTGCGGGCGATGCTGCAGGAGCTGGACCCGTACACGACATTCATTGACGCCTCCGAGCGGGCGCGCATTGGCCTGATTACGCGCGGGCAGTACGGCGGCGTGGGCGTGCGGGCCCGCACCATCGAGGGGCAGCCGGCGATCGTGGAAGTGGTGCCGGGCAGTCCGGCCGATGTGGCAGGGATGCACGTGGGCGATCGGGTGACGCATGTGAACGGCATCCCGGTGCGCGCGCTGTCTGCCGACGGCGTCGACTGCTTGCTGTGCGGCACGCCGGGCTCAACGGTGACGGTAACGGTGCACCGCGCCGGTCGCCCCGCGCCCCTGCAGCTGACGCTCACGCGCGAAAACGTGCAGCTGCAAGATGTGACGTTTGCGGGCTTTCTGCGGCCCGGCATCGGGTACATCAAGCTGGAGCGGTTTACGCGCGGCGCTGGGGCGGCCACGCGGGCGGCGATACGCGACCTGCAGGCCGAGGGCACGGTGCAGCGGCTCATCCTGGATTTGCGCGGCAACCCCGGCGGGCTGCTGGGGGCGGCGGTGGACGTTGCGGAGTTGTTCTTGGCGTCGGGGTCGGTGGTGGTGAGCACCCGTGGGCGCGGTACCTCTCCCCGCACCTATCATACCGATCGGGCCCCGTTGCTGCCGCGGGCCGCGCTGGTGCTGCTGGTGGACGGCGAAACGGCCTCGGCCAGCGAGATTGTGGCCGGTGCGCTGCAGGATCATGATCGGGCGGCGGTGCTGGGCACGCGCACGTTTGGCAAGGGACTGGTGCAGGTGGTGCGCTCGTTGCCGCACAACACGGCGCTGAAGATGACGACGGCGCGCTACTACACGCCCAGCGGGCGCAGCATTCAGGATGTGGCCATTGGCGCGCTGGCCGACGACTCGCTGGCATCGGCCGATACGTTCCGCACCGATAGCGGGCGGCGCGTGCGCGACCATCGCGGCATTGAGCCCGATGTGCGCGTGGCGCCTGCGGTGCCCGCGGTGATTGAGACGCTGCACGCGAGGGGCGCGTTCTTCCGGTTTGCCAACCGATTTGTGGCGGCGCACCCCGCCCTGCCGGTGTCGTTTGCGGTGCGCGACGACAGCACGTGGCAGGCGTTTCGGACGTGGGTGCTCGATCACGAAATCGGACAACAAACGGCCGTGCAGCAGCGCCTCGACAGCCTTGCCACGGAAGCGCAGCGCGCGGGCTACGCCTCGGCGTTGGATGAAGTAGAAATGCTGGAAGCAGCCCTGGCCCGCGCCTTCGCTCAGCAATTAGACGCCGCAGCGCCGCAAGTGCGGCAGCGCCTGACGTATGCCATCCAGGCGCGCACGCTCACCCGACGCGCGCAGATCCGGGCGCACCTGTACAGCGATCCGCTGATTGAGCGCGCCTTTCAGCTGTTTCAACGGCCCGAGGACTTGACGAACATTTTGCGGCAGAAGTAG
- a CDS encoding 2Fe-2S iron-sulfur cluster-binding protein — protein sequence MKPTTHTVRVHDGARWHTLAVPHGTPLRTALLRAGLSPYTALTQRFNCGGRGLCATCGVRVDPPAPAPTHWHDRLAQRFGYPRLSCQMAVNRPLTVHLLPDKYIWRERS from the coding sequence ATGAAGCCAACCACCCACACGGTGCGCGTCCACGACGGCGCGCGCTGGCATACCCTCGCGGTGCCGCACGGCACGCCCCTGCGCACGGCGTTGCTCCGGGCCGGGCTGTCGCCGTACACGGCCCTCACCCAGCGCTTCAACTGCGGCGGCCGCGGACTGTGCGCCACGTGTGGCGTTCGTGTCGACCCGCCGGCGCCCGCGCCCACCCACTGGCACGACCGCCTCGCGCAGCGCTTCGGCTACCCGCGCCTCTCCTGCCAGATGGCCGTCAACCGCCCGCTGACCGTGCACCTTTTGCCGGATAAGTACATTTGGCGCGAGCGCTCGTAG
- the mnmE gene encoding tRNA uridine-5-carboxymethylaminomethyl(34) synthesis GTPase MnmE — MTDRNDTIAAIATARGAAALAIVRTSGPAAIDTVNACFRSADLASADSHTAHVGYLTNAAGEAIDQVVVTLFRGPRSATGEDVVEVSCHGGDLAPQLVLQALLDQGARLAAPGEFTRRAFLNGKLDLAQAEAVADLIHAEATAAHRVALQQLQGRYSEQLEALRSELLDLCGLVELEIDFAEEDVAFADRERLAGLLDDAHTLLATLLDSYATGAKLRDGVRVVIGGRPNAGKSTLLNALVGRDRAIVSATPGTTRDEVAADAEWDGVRFRFVDTAGLRDTSDQIEAEGVRRAERSMTQADVLLYVYDLQRGLDDTERSFVEARRAQDTGLTVLVVGNKADAVDAPAAPDATLTLSAERARDDATHLDPLIERLTATVRTDLSRSEASSIVTNQRHRQHLRAAQTAVERARHALDAGVSGDLLALDLREALHELGAITGAVTSDDVLGHIFSQFCIGK; from the coding sequence ATGACGGATCGAAACGACACCATTGCAGCGATTGCAACGGCGCGCGGCGCGGCGGCGCTGGCCATTGTACGCACCTCGGGGCCCGCGGCGATCGACACGGTGAATGCCTGCTTTCGGAGCGCCGACCTTGCGTCCGCCGACTCGCACACCGCGCACGTGGGCTACCTCACCAACGCTGCCGGGGAGGCGATCGACCAGGTGGTGGTGACGCTCTTTCGCGGCCCGCGCTCGGCCACCGGCGAAGACGTGGTGGAGGTGTCGTGCCACGGCGGGGATCTGGCGCCGCAGCTGGTGCTGCAAGCCCTCTTGGACCAGGGCGCGCGCCTCGCGGCGCCGGGCGAGTTCACGCGGCGTGCCTTCCTCAACGGCAAACTCGACCTCGCCCAGGCGGAAGCCGTGGCGGACCTCATCCATGCCGAAGCGACGGCTGCCCACCGGGTGGCGCTGCAACAACTGCAAGGCCGCTACTCCGAGCAGCTGGAGGCGCTGCGCAGCGAGCTGCTGGACCTGTGCGGCCTCGTGGAGCTGGAAATTGACTTTGCCGAGGAAGACGTCGCCTTCGCCGACCGTGAGCGGCTGGCGGGATTGCTCGACGACGCCCACACCCTGCTCGCCACCCTGCTCGACTCGTACGCCACCGGCGCCAAGCTGCGCGACGGCGTGCGCGTGGTGATTGGCGGCCGCCCCAACGCCGGAAAGTCGACCCTCCTGAATGCTCTTGTGGGCCGCGATCGGGCCATCGTGAGCGCCACGCCCGGCACCACGCGCGACGAAGTGGCCGCCGATGCGGAATGGGACGGCGTGCGCTTTCGGTTTGTGGATACCGCCGGCCTGCGCGACACCTCCGACCAGATTGAAGCCGAGGGCGTGCGCCGCGCGGAGCGGTCGATGACCCAGGCCGACGTGCTGCTGTACGTCTACGATCTGCAGCGCGGGCTGGATGACACGGAGCGCTCGTTTGTGGAGGCGCGCCGCGCGCAAGACACCGGCCTGACGGTGCTGGTGGTGGGCAACAAGGCCGATGCCGTAGACGCGCCCGCCGCGCCAGACGCTACGCTGACGCTCTCGGCCGAGCGGGCACGCGACGATGCCACCCACCTCGATCCGCTCATTGAGCGCCTCACCGCCACCGTGCGCACCGACCTGAGCCGCTCCGAGGCCTCGTCCATCGTCACAAACCAGCGGCACCGGCAGCACCTGCGGGCCGCGCAGACGGCTGTAGAGCGCGCGCGCCACGCGTTGGATGCCGGCGTCTCGGGCGACCTGCTCGCGCTCGACCTCCGCGAGGCCCTCCACGAGCTGGGCGCCATCACCGGCGCCGTCACCTCCGACGACGTGCTGGGCCACATCTTTTCGCAGTTCTGCATCGGGAAGTAA
- the rpmI gene encoding 50S ribosomal protein L35 has protein sequence MPKMKSHSGAQKRFKKTSKGKVKRKKAYKSHILTKKSPKRKRQLRKADLVDKADLKRVKKLLAS, from the coding sequence ATGCCCAAAATGAAATCGCACAGCGGCGCACAGAAGCGCTTCAAGAAGACCTCGAAAGGAAAGGTGAAGCGCAAGAAAGCGTACAAGAGCCATATCCTCACGAAGAAGTCGCCGAAGCGGAAGCGCCAGTTGCGGAAGGCCGACCTGGTGGACAAAGCGGACCTGAAGCGCGTGAAGAAACTGCTGGCTAGCTAA
- the pheS gene encoding phenylalanine--tRNA ligase subunit alpha yields the protein MPDRIDELHEEIEAAPIESADDAEAFRIRYLGRKQGAITNLFQQIGDLPPEERPTFGQRVNALKQAAEERLEAATARLEREAQARGPSIDLTLPGRTPARGSLHPLTHTLHEILRILRRLGFETYEGPEIETDWHNFTALNFPPDHPARDMQDTFFLQDAPTDDPAVLRTHTSPGQIRVMQANEPPLRIAVPGRVYRNEAISYKSFCLFHQVELLYVDEGVSMAQLKQVLFSLARALFGADVKLRFRPSYFPFTEPSAEVDVWGDGEWMEILGCGMVHPNVFRAAGVDPERYSGYAVGMGIERMTMLRYGIDDIRVLYENDVRFLDQF from the coding sequence ATGCCCGACCGCATCGACGAACTGCACGAGGAAATTGAAGCCGCCCCCATCGAAAGCGCCGACGACGCCGAGGCCTTTCGTATTCGGTACCTGGGGCGCAAGCAAGGCGCCATCACCAACCTGTTCCAGCAGATTGGCGACCTGCCGCCCGAGGAGCGCCCGACGTTTGGCCAGCGCGTCAATGCGCTGAAGCAGGCCGCCGAGGAGCGCCTAGAAGCCGCTACCGCTCGGCTGGAGCGCGAAGCCCAGGCCCGTGGCCCGTCCATCGACCTTACCCTCCCGGGGCGCACCCCCGCCCGCGGCTCGCTGCACCCCCTCACGCACACCCTCCACGAAATCCTGCGCATCCTGCGCCGCCTCGGCTTCGAAACCTACGAGGGCCCCGAGATCGAAACGGACTGGCACAACTTCACGGCGCTCAACTTCCCGCCCGACCACCCGGCGCGCGACATGCAAGACACCTTCTTCTTGCAGGACGCGCCCACCGACGATCCGGCCGTGCTGCGCACCCACACCTCGCCCGGCCAAATTCGCGTGATGCAGGCCAACGAGCCGCCCCTACGCATCGCCGTGCCCGGCCGCGTGTACCGCAACGAGGCCATCTCCTACAAGTCGTTCTGCCTCTTTCATCAGGTGGAGCTGCTGTACGTAGACGAGGGCGTATCAATGGCACAGCTCAAACAGGTGCTCTTTAGCCTCGCCCGTGCCCTCTTTGGCGCCGACGTCAAGCTGCGCTTTCGCCCCAGCTACTTTCCCTTCACCGAGCCCAGCGCCGAAGTCGACGTGTGGGGCGATGGCGAATGGATGGAAATTCTGGGCTGCGGCATGGTTCACCCCAACGTCTTTCGCGCCGCGGGCGTCGATCCCGAGCGCTACAGCGGCTACGCCGTGGGCATGGGCATCGAACGCATGACCATGCTGCGCTACGGCATCGACGACATCCGCGTGCTCTACGAAAACGACGTCCGCTTCCTCGACCAGTTTTAA
- the infC gene encoding translation initiation factor IF-3, whose amino-acid sequence MANADKVRVNREIRADEVRVVEPDGEHDVVDLEAALERAREHDLDLVEIAPDAQPPVCKIIDYGKYRYRKQKQEKRQRKRSKSMQMKELRFRPRTDDHDFDFKAGHARRFLENGNKVKAYVQFRGRDIIYKDQGMDLLRRLIEEVQDIARIDQAPKMEGRRMTTVLGPHKNK is encoded by the coding sequence ATCGCTAACGCAGACAAAGTTCGCGTCAATCGAGAAATTCGCGCCGACGAAGTGCGCGTCGTTGAGCCCGACGGAGAGCACGACGTGGTAGACCTTGAGGCTGCACTGGAGCGGGCCCGCGAGCACGACCTGGACCTCGTGGAAATTGCTCCGGATGCCCAGCCGCCGGTGTGCAAGATCATCGACTACGGCAAGTACCGCTACCGCAAGCAAAAGCAGGAGAAGCGGCAGCGTAAGCGCTCGAAGTCGATGCAGATGAAAGAGCTGCGGTTTCGGCCGCGCACGGACGATCACGACTTCGACTTTAAAGCGGGCCACGCGCGGCGCTTCCTCGAAAACGGAAATAAGGTGAAGGCCTACGTCCAGTTTCGGGGCCGCGACATCATCTACAAGGATCAGGGCATGGACCTGCTGCGCCGCCTTATTGAGGAGGTGCAGGATATCGCGCGCATCGACCAGGCGCCCAAGATGGAAGGCCGTCGCATGACGACGGTGCTGGGTCCTCACAAAAACAAGTAA
- the rplT gene encoding 50S ribosomal protein L20, producing MPRATNKPATRRRRKKILNMAKGYWGRRSKVYSSARHSVEKGLQYAYRDRRQRKRRFRQLWITRINAATRQHGVSYSQFMGQYRKSDLDMNRKVLADLAVHDPDAFAQVVEHVMA from the coding sequence ATGCCTCGCGCAACAAACAAGCCGGCCACGCGCCGTCGTCGCAAGAAAATATTGAACATGGCCAAGGGATACTGGGGCCGCCGCAGCAAAGTGTACAGCTCGGCCCGCCACTCCGTTGAGAAAGGCCTGCAGTACGCCTACCGCGACCGCCGGCAGCGCAAGCGGCGCTTCCGTCAGCTCTGGATCACGCGCATCAATGCCGCCACCCGGCAGCACGGCGTGAGCTACTCGCAGTTTATGGGGCAGTACCGGAAGTCGGACCTCGACATGAACCGCAAGGTACTGGCTGACCTCGCCGTGCACGACCCCGATGCCTTTGCGCAGGTGGTGGAGCACGTGATGGCGTAG
- a CDS encoding aromatic amino acid lyase, giving the protein MPVLFPVGPNVRCSCETLIAAAESPDPVPVHPTPAAERAMTEARAALDTVQRRGDPIYGVTTGFGPLVEHAAHDTAHDHATGLLHHLSAGAGPAAERAIVRATILARLQALAQGHSALTPVVFDALAALLALPGVPDVPTIGSVGASGDLTPLAYIARVLLGDGTVRQPDGTVVPAREALAAAGQAPLDELSRRDALALVNGTAFMTAYAARALVRGGRLLARAEALTGWLYGLLRCRREPLNDRLHAARGHAGQAESAAAIADVARTFEPPTGDERPLQEPYAIRCAPQVLGAARDQLRYAETIITRELNGANDNPITVTEPPAVLHGGNFQGQQIAFASDALNAALTQVGLLVERQIDLLLKPQWTNDAPLLLAWTPGATSGLAGAQLTATALAAELRQHAQMNATATIPTNADNQNIVSMGTMAARAAHTQTERLAPILAVAGLALTQLTHLRRAERAPGPEAPLPDWMPAVEPIVEDRPLRATIDRIAQAWLAADDALPN; this is encoded by the coding sequence TTGCCCGTCTTGTTTCCCGTTGGCCCAAACGTCCGCTGCTCTTGTGAGACCCTCATCGCTGCGGCGGAAAGTCCCGATCCGGTGCCGGTGCACCCAACGCCGGCCGCCGAGCGCGCCATGACCGAGGCCCGCGCGGCCCTCGATACGGTGCAGCGCCGGGGCGATCCCATCTACGGCGTCACAACCGGCTTCGGGCCGCTCGTGGAGCACGCGGCCCACGACACCGCCCACGACCACGCCACCGGCCTTCTGCACCACCTCAGCGCGGGCGCCGGCCCTGCGGCCGAGCGTGCCATCGTGCGGGCTACCATCCTGGCGCGCCTGCAGGCGCTTGCGCAAGGCCACTCGGCCCTCACGCCGGTCGTGTTCGACGCCCTGGCGGCGCTGCTCGCGCTGCCCGGTGTGCCCGATGTGCCCACGATCGGTTCGGTGGGGGCGAGCGGCGACCTCACGCCCCTCGCGTACATCGCCCGCGTGCTCCTTGGCGACGGTACCGTCCGACAGCCGGACGGTACGGTGGTGCCGGCCCGCGAGGCGCTGGCCGCCGCCGGACAGGCGCCCTTGGACGAACTGTCGCGCCGCGACGCCCTTGCACTCGTGAACGGTACGGCCTTCATGACGGCCTACGCGGCGCGCGCGCTCGTCCGGGGGGGGCGCTTGCTTGCCCGCGCGGAGGCCCTCACCGGCTGGCTCTACGGCCTGCTGCGCTGCCGCCGGGAGCCGCTCAACGATCGGTTGCACGCGGCCCGCGGGCATGCGGGGCAAGCAGAAAGTGCGGCGGCCATAGCGGACGTGGCCCGTACCTTTGAGCCGCCAACCGGCGACGAGCGGCCGTTGCAAGAGCCCTACGCCATCCGTTGCGCGCCGCAGGTGCTGGGCGCTGCCCGCGACCAACTGCGATACGCCGAGACGATCATCACACGCGAGCTGAACGGTGCCAACGACAATCCCATCACCGTCACCGAGCCGCCGGCCGTGCTGCACGGCGGCAACTTTCAGGGGCAGCAGATCGCTTTTGCATCGGATGCGCTGAACGCGGCACTCACCCAGGTTGGGCTTCTGGTTGAGCGGCAGATTGACCTGCTGCTGAAGCCGCAGTGGACTAACGATGCGCCCTTGCTGTTGGCGTGGACGCCGGGCGCGACGAGCGGGCTGGCTGGGGCGCAGCTTACGGCCACCGCGCTCGCGGCGGAGCTCCGCCAACATGCCCAGATGAACGCCACGGCCACCATCCCCACCAATGCCGACAACCAAAACATCGTGTCGATGGGAACGATGGCCGCCCGCGCCGCCCACACGCAAACCGAGCGTCTGGCGCCCATCCTGGCCGTTGCTGGCCTTGCGCTCACACAGCTCACGCACCTGCGCCGGGCCGAGCGTGCACCGGGTCCCGAAGCGCCGCTGCCCGACTGGATGCCTGCGGTGGAGCCCATCGTCGAGGATCGTCCCTTGCGCGCCACCATCGACCGCATCGCGCAAGCCTGGCTCGCTGCCGACGACGCGCTCCCCAACTGA